A region of the Mytilus galloprovincialis chromosome 1, xbMytGall1.hap1.1, whole genome shotgun sequence genome:
TTGAAAGCATCATGCACTTTATTTTAAgatttatcttaaattttattttaatcactTCTAACTAAAATTAAATTAGGAGACACGAATGATGTAGGACGTTTTACAGTCAAGACTGGAGAAACCGTTCACCCATCAGATTATGGCCTGCATGGTTTTAGCTACTCCCCACCTACCAATCCAGATTATGACTTGCGTGACAATCATGACAATCATCCAATCCGGACACGTGATATTACATCTGTATTGgaaggtaaaaatcaaataagaaatgcttaaaatatataaacatttaattagattaaaaTTGACGAAAATTTCCTTAATAGGCAACAAAGTATGTTTGTGTGCATGTTAAATAACATAGATGAGTCCAGGCTTTAACTTATTACGTGAGACGCTCGAATACTGCTCGAAACATGAACGTCGAAAGGCAAAAGTATTTACGAAATGAAAAGCATAGGAGCGCAAACATTTTGATTATGCTATCCATTCTGGTTGAAGaaacaaatgaatattttgaataatttatttcacaattttttatttgtaaataacagaaaaatgaccatattaattatatttgatgtCAGCATATATGTGTCACTACCAAGCTTAGGATTCCATCGGGGACAAAATTTAATCTGCAAAGTAAACACCCTACAGTGAATGGCGTGAATCAGGTGTTGATACTAAAGAAATCTAAACATCTGTTAGGACACAAAGTAGGTCTTTTTCCTCgttcaaaattatcaaaaataaaatacttcTATACCCGTTGCACTTTTATTAGTTATTCGTTAagacagattgaaaaaaaaatgatataagtAAATACACATGTATCATTTTAGACAGGTTTAGATTATACTTTGTACAAAACAATTTGAATCTAACCAAAATTTCGCTGAAACTATtcattttttattgacaacatatttataacatttgaAGAATATGTTTTCCACACAAAATAATGATTACTGTGTGAACCAACAGTATTCCTCTTCTGGTTAAATTATTCACATTCCCCTATTAGATGGACAATACGATATGTCTATGTCTCAACACTCTAGTGACATGTGTTTTCTTCTGTAGTTTTTCCAATTGTGTCCTAATCAACATGATTGCATTTTTGTGGATTCATTGCATGCATGCATGAAGTTACTGTGAGAGTACTTtaaattcgtgggtatcaattttcgtggtttcgTTGATGACTTGAAGTAATTGAAATGTAACGTAAAATGTTGATCGTGCTTTTTAGAAATTATGTGCTTCATACAAAGCTTTTACAACCCCATAAACCAACGGTAAAAACACttcttatttacaaaaaatgcacttacattaactgtatcaaaaagaTTTCAAGTGCAAGACATTATCAAATATCCTTTCATTTAGGAGTATACCAAACCAACGAATAGCAATGATATAGGCATCAAATGAATACATTATAATATCAGATGAGTGGAATTCACGCATCGATAAGTATATCGTTGTGACATTGTTTCAATATAAtcaaattttatgcgactgtcatacaagtgagaggttcagctagctataaaacaggtaaaatgcaccattttttacataagaaaatgtctgtactaagtcaggaatatgacatttgttatccattcgtttgatgtatttgggCTTTTAATTTTGCCGTGTGATTAGGAACTTGCCGTTTCGAATTTTACTCGGATTtcggtattattgttattttacttttttctagccaaaacataattgaaaataattcaaAGAATACAATGAAAAGTCTTTCATGGATAAGTTTTACGTTTGAGGGTTATAAAATGGAGAAAGACGATGTGTTTTCCCCCAAACAGTTGCTTGCGAAATATACTGCAGTTCGATTTGGCTATGATAAAAGCTATTAAAGTGTAATCAAGACAAAAAGCCCCGAAAGGAGCGATTGATTTTGAAATTCAATGTGATACAAATGAAACTGGCATTTTAAAACTAACTTGTTTCTATATTTGGACAATTAAGACAACATGAACTATTAAAGGTGCTGTATTTAATGTACCAGTGTTAAGCGTAATCTGTTTTAGAATATGTTTTATTGCAATTTATTATCATTGCTAATTTACATGCAAATCTATGCGTTAATATCACCACGATCatgacaatcataccataacttactgcgatctacacgcaCTACGATCGTAAAAATTTGCATTCTTTTCTGAGATTGTAGTGCGACCGTGACCTAGTGTGATAGGAGTATATAATTTACACTTTCAAACAATTCATACCGCGACTTCACTACGATCTAAATTAATTGCAGGGTGGTGCGTTTTGGTCATCAAACGAACATGTAGAAACCTAATGATGTCTTAAAACTTGCATAAATCTCACAGTTTCAACAATCATCATGTtattaaaacttatttgcagATCAACCTATCACTTGTAACGATGGATATCTTCCCTGTGTAGATAACAAAGAGTGTTACCATAATGCCACTAGATGCAATAATGAGTTCAACTGTTTTGATCGGTCAGATGAAGATAACTGCCCACGTAAGAAAATACTTCTcgttattttctgtatttttgtgtttaaaattaCTATATatcttacttttaaaatatttctgtgATTGAAAATCGTCATTTGACTTTGTTTACTCAAATGTAATTAATTTAAGATTTATCAAATAAAAGCGGAACTTTATTTTATCCATACTGCATTGACTTTATTTACTCAAATGTAGTTAATTCAAGATTTATCAATAAAAGCGAAACTTTATTTTCTCCATACTCCAAAACTACAAATAAAGCATTTGTGTTTGCTTCTCCAGCTGTAATCTATTGCCCAGAAGGTTCTTACAAGTGTGGTAATGGTAGATGTGCAGTAAAATCAGACGACTGTCGACAGACATTCTTTAGTGAACTATCAACCAACATTTACAGTCCTTCAACAGCTTACAGTATTAATCCTCAAAAAACCGAAACAATTGATTCTACAACAATTGCTGATCTTGAAACAATGTTTAGTGTTCATCCGACAACGGTTCGAAAGCATTTCGAACTCCAGTCTTCTCACACAACTCATCAAACAAATACCGAGATAACAACAAGTCATGAAAATACAGGGATGCAAAGTGACACACAAAGAACCCTAAATCATAGCGATAGTGCTATTGAAGGTAATGTAATTTTTTATAGCACAAAGATAAAATGCCGAGCGCACGCAATTGAAATCAACAAGAAATAAACGGAGATAATCAACTTCTCCATTGCTATTGTCTTGTTCAGATGGTTGTTCATATAAAAGTGAATAAAGAGAATAAAAGGTAACAAGTGACAGTAAAGATGCAATCCCAATGTTCATAACAAGTGAGAATTGGATATCGTTTGATATCAACCAAAGTTGTTTATATTTATCACATATCAGTTACGAATACGTcgggttttgcatatgcaataacctcaaaattgcccggggcaaaaaagaggTGATTGGTTATTGTAccctgattccaaatgacgtcACGTGACGTCATTGCACCCTTAACGACACGTTTGTGATAACATGTTTACGATTTTACCTTTGATGTTTCATTAAATTATTATGATTGACCTTTTTTCTCATTTCTgcagaacttaaatatgtgataaaaagataATAACATGTCTTTCCCATATTGGCCCGGATATCATGCCTCGACCCACATCGGGCCTTGGCCaataaagcctcgaggccgatatgggagtctcgggatgataccagagccaatatggaaaagggcatgttataatctatacgtATTTTATGGAAGAACTCACAAATCTGCGTAATCGCTGAGGAAAAGCAGTCCGTATGACCTTTTAAACTTGCTATTGACCTTACGAAAAGCCAATAGTAAACAAATCTgtaacatttttacaaaataatttatgaaaacatttttttgtaacacCTATTCCTATAAGACCTCAATAAGTATGACACGAGAAATATGATCACCTCATATAGTAGAAAGATAACAGTTTTACCTCCATAAGGGAATAGTCAGAATATCTACACAAATAAAGGTGAATtcaataagggacgacatcaaaagttcaatgtaggataaaacaaACTTAGTTCATAAAGTGTTTTTTTACAGACCCCCctaccccctcttaacttaatttgggaaaaaatttattgaccaataaggatatatataaaactgatgtcaattaaacaaaactttttgACCCCCACccaacccccaaactatttgaattaagttttttatccttcattgattttttatgACGTCCCTTACAATAGGCAGTGTCTTTTTTTTTGCGGCTCTGGTTTCAAATATCTTATGTCTAGCTGGCAAAATGGCATTCATATTATCTTGGtccctattgtatttattttttaaaaacaatattaaaaaaagacaacaaagcAATAATTGTTTCATTAGGTATTTGAATTACTTGCTAATGTGTCTCGAAGTGAATTATATGAATGATAATGTGCATTCTGTCAATCCCTTAAATATAGTTGTCTTTACTTCCGTCCGTGGTATAACCCTTATACTTATAATTAAAATCAGACAGACAATAAAAAttgaacattcaaactcattagtcgagaAAAACTGACAAAGCAATTGAAAAACATGAAACGCgacgaaaaataaacaaacaagttCACAACATACTCTTAACTCTGTTGATGTTTGTCTCTAAATGGCGAAGATACTTGTAAATGCAGACAGGTGAGTCTGCTACAATGCGCGAGGAAATCAGTATCGTATGCTTATATTAGGAATTCAGATTTTCATGCTTCTAAATGTTTTAGTGTACTGATCTGTGCTAGTAAAGTTACCTTCAAAAAGGTTGTATTTcatgtttttgacacttttttaaATACTGTATACGTAGTTATCATATTATATTCTTGTTAAAATCATATCTATTGTGCATATTTGCAGTCGACGTATATGCctttttatttcttctttattttccGGTATAAGGAGGAAAAACTTTTCGACCTATTTGCATCAAAATCTTTGGTGTAATATTACCAATGAAGAATTTCGATTGACAACATCATTGGTGTTACATCAGATTATACCACACAACATTTCATACGTTTTATCGTTTTGTCAATGAACAAAGGTAACCAAAGCGCTGAAATCGTGGAAGTATCCTTATTAAAAATATTCATCAGAAAAAAGGAGGGAATAAATAAAGCATGTTTATACTTTAAAATCTATGTCTTCTATGTTTTGTGCTTATAAATAGAAAAGTTATTTCATCTTAAGAATGATGTCTTATCTTTTTAGGAATTTTTCGTTCCACAACAAGACTTACACCGATAACTTTCACCTTTCCAATTAGGGGAAACGACCGTCGCGGATTACATACAACAGCTAGAACTACTGCTCAGCATCCATCTAATCCTAACCAACTATCCTCGTCAAAAATACCATTATATTCATCATCAAGAAGTGAAGTTCAATCTTTTACAGGCTTAAAAACTCAGACTATATTACCATCATCATTGTCACAAAAAGTGTTGTCTTCCACTGGTGCGAATTCAGACAACATTTATTCTACTTTATCATTTACATTTCCACCAACAAATATTGCAGTTTTGTCTTTAGACCAGCCAATATTTTCATCATCTAAAAGTGTACTATCGGGTGAATCTTTCATGGAAATTAAAAGAAATTCCCTTTTAGATTTATCAACCTCATCAATGTTGTTTGGATATCCATTATCTTCGTCAGCCAACTCATATTTTAAATTACATCTATTTGATAGTTCTAGTTCACATAATGCTGTTTCTTTAAAGATCGAAAATGACGCACTTACTTTACTGAACGCAGCATCGCATAAAACTGTAATCTCAACCACTTCTGTTCAAAATTCAATACAAGCAGAAAGCCTTAGAAACATGCAAAGACCTCATGTGAATAACTTGATATCTGTCAATAGTTTGCTATTTTCGGAATCAGCAGAGCGGAAGGATGTTTCTGACTCAATAACACCAACAATCCTTGCACGTAAAGACCATTCTCGGTTATCGAATGGAGACAATATTCATTATCAAACAGAAGACAGTATAAACCAGTTATTTAGTGCCTCAAACGCATCATCTGTTATGAATCATTTAACGTACGAAGAGGGTATAGTGTTTTCTCGTAAAATTAGCATCCATACAGAGGAGCACTTACCATCGTCTTCGATTTCCCCAGTAAAGACTTTGTCGCTTGCCAAATTGCAGTCATCGTTTTCCTCTCGTATTTCACATTTACCTTCATCATTAATTAAACCTAGTTTATTTGTACAACAAAGTAGTAGTTCAACTTTAAAAGATAGTTCAACAGTCTCTGTTTGGAATAAGACAACAACAGTTACACCAGATACTCCGCGtacaaaaagtttatttttagaaCATCTTGGGCTATTTATTATAGTCCCATGTACAGTATGTTTCCTATGCATTAGTTTTTGTTATATTGTTATCTGCATAAGACGGAAAGTACAGGCAAGAAGTTGGACATGTCGACAAGAGGAGTACTATACGAAAGTATGtatcttaatttaaaattttaactgATATCTTATAGAATTTCAGTCTTTGTTTTTATGATGTGCTGTTCTGAGTTTGCAAAAAATTAAACgtattcaaacatgtttaaccccatcaCATTTTTAAGGTGCATGTCCCATATCAGACGCCTATACTTCAGTGGTTGCCTTTTCTTCCCGTCTGCcataattaatattttcattacagttttaaaattaaaaatcaggccGTTGATGATCACGCCGGGACTTGCAACAATGTTTTAATTATAtatcggaagatgtggtatgagcgccaataagacaactctccatccaaaaaccaatttataaaagtaaaccattaaaggtcaatgtacggccttcaacacggacccTTAAGTAACAATAGATAAGTGTGATATATATTTAActgcaaaatttattttatttattggtGTTTGCTTTATATCCAGTGGCAAAAAATTCATCGATGTCTAgaacgagagaaaaaaaaactggaAATATAGAAAATTAGAGTGTGAAGCTAAGGACAGAAATGTTGGCTTTCAACAGGCAACATATTGGTCCATTAGGGAGTAGTTGCATGGATTCTTTAACATGCGAGATATCGTATATACATTACTAAATGTACTATTTTTTAAAGTATGATGAGAAACATATCTTcatcattttcataaatatattagcCTGAACTAGAAAAAggttttattttagttcatttttcgAAAAGTTTGTcacaactttttacatttttcatgatTTCATATGTGGCACCAACCGTCTCCAAATTGAATATTTGGTTGAAACGTAAAAGTTATGGCATATAAAGAACATTTCAGCATATACATTTCTGGGGGAAAGGTGTCGCCACTGTCAATCTTTCAGGAAACTGCCATTATATGCAAAACAAATCATGTTTTAACTAAATTGTTCTACATCTATAACGTCACAAGTACATCATTCATGAAGCACATAAACTCACTTTGAAATTATTAGTTTAGGTTATGTTtgttaaaaacattattttaggAGGTGTTATTGAGGACGAATCCCTCTTGTTTTCAGTAAGTAATATATAAGATGATTACTGTAATCAATGTATGAATTTTGTCTAACGCAGAGTATTTATCAGTACCGTGTGGTAGTAAGagaaaatagtgaaataaaaaaaatataccgaaGTTCTATGCCATAGCAAtatcaagagctcaaacacatcaaacgaatggaaaacaactgtcatattcctgactttgtacaggcttttctttatagaaaatggtggattaaacaagGCTTTTTGCTGCTATcccaacctctcacttgtacgacattCGTATAAATGGGAACGCTTTAGTCCAACGAAAACAAAAATCATCATATGatcattaagtatatatataaataatcttATCCCGTGTGATAAAAACCCAAATAAATATGTCTCGTCCTTCATTCAcgatgaaataaaatttaaagcaaAAATGAAGAAAAGTCATATCATTGAATTTATATGGTTAAGAGAGAGAAAGAGGAGACACAGATGGTGTAATCGAAAATCAAACGTCTGctaaaaacagacaacacaaaagcatggccaaaaataaaaaacgacgaaaagatcGGCAACTAAAAACAAACCAATTTAGAGAAAAGTAAAGATTAGGCTACTAAAACCATACAAATCCGAAGTTGAAAacactccggaagggtaagcagtgcCTGTTCCATATGTCATTACATAATTGAATCATAATAttactaaaagacaaattaaaatgaaaccaTTTTCATCCATTTTTTGCAGTGTGAGAAAGATTTACTCATGACGTCACACCCACGTAAGAGTTTGTTTTTAGAAAACCCTGTTCCTGATGAAGAGATGCTAGATGATGAAAATCAAATGACAGAAAAAGATTCCTTGCGTTTATCTTTAGAAATAATTGATATATGTTCAGCATCAACTGCTTCTTTACATGACAGTAGTGATGGATATGTTATCCCAATCAGTGAACTGGAACCTACCGAACATCCACATTCATCAGAGGATaccaaattttgaaaattgtgaaaatgataaACAAGCTAGGAAAGTGAAGGTGAAAATAACATAGTTCAGTAGACTGTAAGTCTCAGGAGTTATTCCGTCAAAACTTTTATATACTGGAATATAGTGTTTGTCTCGCCAGACTATTTGTACTTTACGTAATCTTTTtatagtatttatatatatattataagtaaTTTTGTGTTTTCCATGTATGTTTTGATGTTATAcatttaataaattgaaaaaaggaGGTTTTTGTTTTAGTGATAagccatattaaaaaaaaataaaattatgttttaatattttgtttacgAAATGAGCAATACAAGACATTGCATAAGAATAACATAATTGTAGatttgtgatcaatttattttaatcgtttttaaataatcaattgGTCATCCCTTTGTATAGTATGGATCCTTGCCATCACAGCACTTTTTAAAGCCACCTCCTTTGCTGATATACCAATCACACTCGTAGCCTATACCTTTGTGGTATTTATATCCATAATATTTTCTTTGGCATGTTGCATAATTGAAATAACAATGCTTTGGCTTTTTTGGATTCATCTGACATTTTTCctggaaaatatgaaattataaagaaactttaAAGTATCTATGAATTATGCCAGCATATTTATGTTTCTAGCTGATACCTTTTGAAACAAAAAGTATACCAATTGATTTCAGAACATGTTATTTGAAACAGGtgttatagttatcaaaggtaccaggattataatttag
Encoded here:
- the LOC143049893 gene encoding uncharacterized protein LOC143049893 isoform X3, whose product is MEGNFLLRLFTLSQGLFLATSSIIHHDADSNSTFQDPCESFSIIDDNWRYVNNTVTDEHCDMDITEGWYRMEINGRPATIPTVCIKGPACGVRVPLHIEFVYDAPLPGQIEDASICGSHHIEGKWDCCVLRRIAKVKNCEGFYVYKLTSLDRCNAGYCVIGDTNDVGRFTVKTGETVHPSDYGLHGFSYSPPTNPDYDLRDNHDNHPIRTRDITSVLEDQPITCNDGYLPCVDNKECYHNATRCNNEFNCFDRSDEDNCPPVIYCPEGSYKCGNGRCAVKSDDCRQTFFSELSTNIYSPSTAYSINPQKTETIDSTTIADLETMFSVHPTTVRKHFELQSSHTTHQTNTEITTSHENTGMQSDTQRTLNHSDSAIEGIFRSTTRLTPITFTFPIRGNDRRGLHTTARTTAQHPSNPNQLSSSKIPLYSSSRSEVQSFTGLKTQTILPSSLSQKVLSSTGANSDNIYSTLSFTFPPTNIAVLSLDQPIFSSSKSVLSGESFMEIKRNSLLDLSTSSMLFGYPLSSSANSYFKLHLFDSSSSHNAVSLKIENDALTLLNAASHKTVISTTSVQNSIQAESLRNMQRPHVNNLISVNSLLFSESAERKDVSDSITPTILARKDHSRLSNGDNIHYQTEDSINQLFSASNASSVMNHLTYEEGIVFSRKISIHTEEHLPSSSISPVKTLSLAKLQSSFSSRISHLPSSLIKPSLFVQQSSSSTLKDSSTVSVWNKTTTVTPDTPRTKSLFLEHLGLFIIVPCTVCFLCISFCYIVICIRRKVQARSWTCRQEEYYTKEVLLRTNPSCFHVRKIYS
- the LOC143049893 gene encoding uncharacterized protein LOC143049893 isoform X1 is translated as MEGNFLLRLFTLSQGLFLATSSIIHHDADSNSTFQDPCESFSIIDDNWRYVNNTVTDEHCDMDITEGWYRMEINGRPATIPTVCIKGPACGVRVPLHIEFVYDAPLPGQIEDASICGSHHIEGKWDCCVLRRIAKVKNCEGFYVYKLTSLDRCNAGYCVIGDTNDVGRFTVKTGETVHPSDYGLHGFSYSPPTNPDYDLRDNHDNHPIRTRDITSVLEDQPITCNDGYLPCVDNKECYHNATRCNNEFNCFDRSDEDNCPPVIYCPEGSYKCGNGRCAVKSDDCRQTFFSELSTNIYSPSTAYSINPQKTETIDSTTIADLETMFSVHPTTVRKHFELQSSHTTHQTNTEITTSHENTGMQSDTQRTLNHSDSAIEGIFRSTTRLTPITFTFPIRGNDRRGLHTTARTTAQHPSNPNQLSSSKIPLYSSSRSEVQSFTGLKTQTILPSSLSQKVLSSTGANSDNIYSTLSFTFPPTNIAVLSLDQPIFSSSKSVLSGESFMEIKRNSLLDLSTSSMLFGYPLSSSANSYFKLHLFDSSSSHNAVSLKIENDALTLLNAASHKTVISTTSVQNSIQAESLRNMQRPHVNNLISVNSLLFSESAERKDVSDSITPTILARKDHSRLSNGDNIHYQTEDSINQLFSASNASSVMNHLTYEEGIVFSRKISIHTEEHLPSSSISPVKTLSLAKLQSSFSSRISHLPSSLIKPSLFVQQSSSSTLKDSSTVSVWNKTTTVTPDTPRTKSLFLEHLGLFIIVPCTVCFLCISFCYIVICIRRKVQARSWTCRQEEYYTKCEKDLLMTSHPRKSLFLENPVPDEEMLDDENQMTEKDSLRLSLEIIDICSASTASLHDSSDGYVIPISELEPTEHPHSSEDTKF
- the LOC143049893 gene encoding uncharacterized protein LOC143049893 isoform X2 codes for the protein MEGNFLLRLFTLSQGLFLATSSIIHHDADSNSTFQDPCESFSIIDDNWRYVNNTVTDEHCDMDITEGWYRMEINGRPATIPTVCIKGPACGVRVPLHIEFVYDAPLPGQIEDASICGSHHIEGKWDCCVLRRIAKVKNCEGFYVYKLTSLDRCNAGYCVIDQPITCNDGYLPCVDNKECYHNATRCNNEFNCFDRSDEDNCPPVIYCPEGSYKCGNGRCAVKSDDCRQTFFSELSTNIYSPSTAYSINPQKTETIDSTTIADLETMFSVHPTTVRKHFELQSSHTTHQTNTEITTSHENTGMQSDTQRTLNHSDSAIEGIFRSTTRLTPITFTFPIRGNDRRGLHTTARTTAQHPSNPNQLSSSKIPLYSSSRSEVQSFTGLKTQTILPSSLSQKVLSSTGANSDNIYSTLSFTFPPTNIAVLSLDQPIFSSSKSVLSGESFMEIKRNSLLDLSTSSMLFGYPLSSSANSYFKLHLFDSSSSHNAVSLKIENDALTLLNAASHKTVISTTSVQNSIQAESLRNMQRPHVNNLISVNSLLFSESAERKDVSDSITPTILARKDHSRLSNGDNIHYQTEDSINQLFSASNASSVMNHLTYEEGIVFSRKISIHTEEHLPSSSISPVKTLSLAKLQSSFSSRISHLPSSLIKPSLFVQQSSSSTLKDSSTVSVWNKTTTVTPDTPRTKSLFLEHLGLFIIVPCTVCFLCISFCYIVICIRRKVQARSWTCRQEEYYTKCEKDLLMTSHPRKSLFLENPVPDEEMLDDENQMTEKDSLRLSLEIIDICSASTASLHDSSDGYVIPISELEPTEHPHSSEDTKF